The segment AGGGCGCGTTCGAGCAGATGGCGCGAGGGTTGCCGATCGCGGGCCCTAAGGTCCACGGCGTGCAATGGACCGGCGACAACCATCCGCGGCTGCTGATGGACAATTTTCCGATGGACCAGATGCCGCCGTTCGCGGCTAAGCGCTTTCTTGACGATCTGAAGTCGGGCACCGCCGACGCGATGAAGTCGCATCGCCTGCAGGGACCGGTGACGGTCGAAATCGCCGACGCTTCGAGTAATCGGGTTATGCAGTCGGTGACGATTGCGGCTATCGACGCGACGGCCGGCGCTGCGCCGGCCGCGCAACAGCCGGACACGACGGCTTCCGGAGCCTCATCGGCTTCCGGGACTTCGTCAACTTCCGCTGCGTCCGGGACTTTCCAGGAGGCGGTGGCCGAGATGATGCGCGGCCTGCCGGTGGCGGGTCCCAAGGTGACCGCGGTCGAGTGGCCGTCGAACATGCGGGCCCGGGTGATGATGGATAATTTTCCGATGGACGCGATGCCGGCGCCGATGCGCGACAAGTTTGTCGCAGACATCAGGACGCGCCTCGAGAGCGCCAAGACAGCGCACAAGGTCGCCGGCACGGTAACGGTGGATATCGCTGATGCCGGGAGCGGCCGGGTGATGGAATCGGTCAGTCAGTAATCGGGGCGGTCGCAACGCTCGGCGCGCATCGCGCTTGAAGGCATCCACCCGGTTACGATGGCGGCAGTTACGATGGCGTTCGAAACCGAAGATCTGGAGACCGACCTTCACCTCGCCCAGCGCTTTCAACAGCTTTACGTCCGCAAAACGCGACCCAAATACGGAGGTCCACCCATGAACGGCTTCAAGCAATTTCTCCTGCGCGGCAACGTCATCGACATGGCCGTGGGTATCGTGGTCGGCGCAGCCTTCGGCACCGTGGTATCCGCGTTCGTCAAGGATTTGCTGACGCCTTTCATTGCGGCAGTGGTGCACAAGCCCGATTTTTCCGGCATCGCGTTCACGATCAACAGCAGCAAGTTCATGATCGGCGACTTCATCAACCAACTGATTTCGTTCCTGCTCGTGGCCGCGGCGGTCTATTTCGCGATCGTGATGCCGGTCACCAGGCTGATGGCTCGTCTGGAGCCGCCGCCGGCGCCGACCACCAAGACCTGCCCCGAGTGCCTGAGCGAGATACCGATCGCGGCTAAACGCTGCGCTCACTGCACCTCGACGCTCGCAGCCTGAGCGAGTCGAAGGTTCTATCGCGCTCACGGTCAACTCGCACGTACGGCCATCGCAGGGGTTAGTATCTGCATGGCGCAGAGATAACCCCTTGCGCGCTCCCTCCTTTTTCCGGCCGCATGCCGCTTGGCCTTTCATCGGATTTTCCTCATTTTCCGGGCAACCCGGGCACCCCGTGGAACGATTATCGCCAAAATGCGACAATTGACGTCTAGACGTATTCACGATCGGCTAATGGTGCGATCATCGTCAGATACGAAGGCCAAAGGGGGGAGACAAAAATGAACGACTCAGCGGACGTCATGGTGCTGGGATGGCTCGCGGTCGCGGTCATGATCGGACTCATCGTGCTGTTTGGTTCATGGTTCACGGTCGAGCAGCAGGAAGTCGCGATCATCCAGCGCCTGGGCAAGTTCCTGCGGATCGCTCGCGCAGGTCTGCATTTCAAGATTCCCCTGATCGACCAGGTGGTCGATAACGTCAACCTCCGGGTGCAGCAACTGACGGTCAAGGTCGAGACCAAAACGCGCGACAACGTTTTCGTCCACGTCACCGTGGCCGTGCAATTCTCGGTCTTTCCCGACAAGGTTTACCAGGCCTTCTACAGCCTCACCGACGCGACCCCGCAGATAACCGCTTTCGTCTTCGACGTGGTACGCGCGCACGTGCCCAGCCTCGACCTCGACGATGTCTTCCTCAAAAAGGATGAAGTCGCGCAGGCAGTCAAAGGATCGCTAGGGACACAGATGTCCGAGTACGGCTACGACATCCTGACCGCGCTCGTCACCGACATCGATCCGGACGAGCGGGTCAAGGCCGCGATGAACGAGATCAACGCCAATCAGCGCCTGCTCGAAGCGGCCAAGGCCAAGGGCGAAGCCGAGAAGGTCCTCAAAGTGAAGCAGGCCGAGGCGGAAGCCGAGAGCAAGGCGCTGCAGGGCAACGGAATCGCGCGCGAGCGCACCGAGATCGCGCGCGGCCTGCATGATTCGGCGGCGATGTTTCAGCAGGGATTGCCGGGCGCGACGGTGCAGGAGGCGATGGTCGTGCTGTTGCTGACCCAATACTTCGACATGCTCAAGGAAGTCGGCGGGCGATCCAACACCATCATGCTGCCGCACTCGCCAGGCGGACTGACCGATATAGCCGGGCAAATCCGCAACGCCATGGTCGCGGCGCGCGAGGTCTCGACCGATCACGGCGGCGATCCGGGAGCGGCCGCCGGCGGTTCGGCCAACGGGCAGGCGACGTCACTGGCGTCCGCCGGCGCTCCCTCGCACAACAGCTCGCAGATGCGCGACGCGGATGGCTAGCGGCGCGCGATGGCGTGTATCGAGTCGATCAGATCCTGCGCCGCGAAGCCCAATAGCCCGTAATGATAGGCTACGCTCACGCCCGCCGCGAATATCAGCACCATGATCACCGCGAGCGACGTGCCCATGTGTGATGTCGCGCCTGCGGTATGCTGCCGCTGACCGGGAGGCGGCGTAATCAGGAGCGACAGATCGTCGTGCAGCTGGCGGTAATAATCGCGGACCTCGGCGATCAGATGATTGCGCACCTCGCCTGGATTGGGGAGATTCTCGCCCGTGAAGCGCAGGATCTCCTCGAACTGGGTGAGCACCCGCTCGGCGTGGTCGGCCACGATCGTCAGGTACGCCGAAGGCACCTTGTACAGGTTGCCGCTGCCAAGTCCGCGAAAAAGTGCGAGAGTCCGCTCGAAGTAGGGCAGACCTGCGCGAAAGCTCAGATTGCGCTCTTGCAAGTCATCGCGCGCCAGGGAGGCGGAGCTGAGCTTGTCGAGTTCTTTGAGATTCGCCTTCAGGCGAGACCTTGCGTTGCGCTCTGAACCAGCAGCCATCGAAATTAACCCCCGCCCCCCTGAGCGCATTATGCTACGCGATGCATATGAATGTATAGAACCGTTAGCTAATCCTTGCCCCGTACTTCGTTCACCAATGGTTTATTCGCTGCTCAATTGCAATCGATGCCTATCAGAACGCGCCTGTTTAGAAATTAACCGGCTATAGCGAGGCAAATCGGCGGTTCTCGTGCGGCCACGGCGCCGACTCGCGAATCGCTTCCAGCACTTGCTCCGGCTCGGCCACAACTTTCCACATCGCCCGATGACGCTCGTCCATGAAGCGTCGTTCGATCGAGCGCTCTAGC is part of the Candidatus Binataceae bacterium genome and harbors:
- a CDS encoding SPFH domain-containing protein, producing the protein MNDSADVMVLGWLAVAVMIGLIVLFGSWFTVEQQEVAIIQRLGKFLRIARAGLHFKIPLIDQVVDNVNLRVQQLTVKVETKTRDNVFVHVTVAVQFSVFPDKVYQAFYSLTDATPQITAFVFDVVRAHVPSLDLDDVFLKKDEVAQAVKGSLGTQMSEYGYDILTALVTDIDPDERVKAAMNEINANQRLLEAAKAKGEAEKVLKVKQAEAEAESKALQGNGIARERTEIARGLHDSAAMFQQGLPGATVQEAMVVLLLTQYFDMLKEVGGRSNTIMLPHSPGGLTDIAGQIRNAMVAAREVSTDHGGDPGAAAGGSANGQATSLASAGAPSHNSSQMRDADG
- the mscL gene encoding large conductance mechanosensitive channel protein MscL yields the protein MAFETEDLETDLHLAQRFQQLYVRKTRPKYGGPPMNGFKQFLLRGNVIDMAVGIVVGAAFGTVVSAFVKDLLTPFIAAVVHKPDFSGIAFTINSSKFMIGDFINQLISFLLVAAAVYFAIVMPVTRLMARLEPPPAPTTKTCPECLSEIPIAAKRCAHCTSTLAA